A genome region from Nocardia sp. NBC_00565 includes the following:
- the nucS gene encoding endonuclease NucS: MRLVIARCQVDYVGRLTAHLAMARRLLLIKADGSVLVHSDGGSYKPLNWMSPPCWLDERDVDAVPEGAKAFWVVTNKAGEELRITIEDIEHDSAHELGVDPGLVKDGVEAHLQELLAEHVQTLGPGYTLIRREYMTAIGPVDLLCRDADGSTVAVEIKRRGEIDGVEQLTRYLELLNRDPLIAPVAGVFAAQQIKPQARTLAEDRGIRCLTLDYDALRGTESNEFRLF, encoded by the coding sequence GTGCGCCTAGTGATTGCTCGCTGTCAGGTCGACTACGTGGGGCGACTCACCGCCCATCTTGCGATGGCCCGCCGATTGCTGCTGATCAAAGCGGATGGTTCGGTCCTCGTGCATTCCGACGGTGGCTCGTATAAGCCGTTGAACTGGATGAGCCCGCCGTGCTGGTTGGATGAGCGCGACGTCGACGCGGTGCCCGAGGGGGCGAAGGCCTTCTGGGTGGTCACCAACAAGGCGGGTGAGGAGCTGCGCATCACCATCGAGGACATCGAGCACGACTCCGCACATGAGCTGGGTGTGGACCCCGGTCTGGTGAAAGACGGTGTGGAAGCCCACCTTCAGGAACTCCTGGCCGAGCACGTGCAGACCCTCGGCCCCGGCTATACGCTGATCCGCCGCGAGTACATGACCGCCATCGGCCCCGTCGACCTGCTCTGCCGCGACGCAGACGGCTCCACCGTGGCCGTCGAGATCAAGCGCCGCGGCGAGATCGACGGCGTCGAACAGCTCACCCGCTACCTCGAACTCCTGAACCGCGACCCCCTCATCGCCCCGGTAGCCGGCGTCTTCGCCGCCCAGCAGATCAAGCCCCAGGCCCGCACTCTCGCCGAGGACCGCGGCATTCGCTGCCTGACCCTCGATTACGACGCCCTACGTGGCACAGAGAGCAACGAATTCCGCCTCTTCTAG
- a CDS encoding acetyl-CoA C-acetyltransferase, with protein sequence MTTTVIVSGARTPVGRLLGGLKDFTGSDLGGFAIKAALEKGGVAPEQVDYVIMGQVLTAGAGQIPARQAAVAAGIPMDVPALTLNKVCLSGINAIALADQLIRAGEYEIVVAGGQESMSQAPHLLEKSREGFKYGDVTMRDSMAYDGLHDIFTDQPMGALTEQRNDAEPVSREDQDAFAAASHQRAAAAWKNGVFDNEVVPVAVPQRKGDPILVSADEGIRADTTAESLAKLRPAFRKDGTITAGTASQISDGAAAVVVMSKAKAQELGLSWIAEIGKAGVVAGPDSTLQDQPANAIAKACAREGILPAELDLVEINEAFAAVGIASTRKLGIDPEKVNVNGGAIAIGHPLGMSGARILLHLALELKRRGGGIGAAALCGGGGQGDALIIKV encoded by the coding sequence GTGACCACAACCGTGATCGTCTCCGGTGCGCGTACCCCGGTCGGTCGGCTGCTCGGGGGGCTGAAGGACTTCACCGGTTCGGACCTGGGCGGTTTCGCCATCAAGGCGGCATTGGAAAAGGGCGGCGTCGCACCGGAGCAGGTCGACTACGTGATCATGGGCCAGGTGCTCACCGCAGGCGCGGGGCAGATCCCGGCCCGGCAGGCCGCGGTCGCGGCGGGTATCCCGATGGATGTGCCCGCGTTGACGCTGAACAAGGTGTGCCTGTCGGGCATCAACGCGATCGCGCTGGCCGATCAGCTGATCCGTGCCGGCGAGTACGAGATCGTGGTCGCCGGTGGCCAGGAATCGATGAGCCAGGCTCCGCATCTGCTCGAAAAGTCCAGGGAGGGCTTCAAATACGGTGATGTGACGATGCGCGACAGCATGGCCTACGACGGCCTGCACGACATCTTCACCGACCAGCCGATGGGCGCGCTCACCGAACAGCGCAACGACGCCGAGCCGGTCAGCCGCGAAGACCAGGACGCGTTCGCGGCGGCTTCGCACCAGCGTGCCGCGGCGGCGTGGAAGAACGGCGTCTTCGACAACGAGGTCGTGCCGGTCGCGGTGCCGCAGCGCAAGGGCGACCCGATCCTGGTGAGTGCCGACGAGGGCATCCGGGCGGACACCACCGCCGAATCGCTGGCCAAGCTGCGTCCGGCATTCCGCAAGGACGGCACCATCACCGCGGGTACCGCCTCGCAGATCTCCGATGGCGCGGCCGCGGTGGTCGTGATGAGCAAGGCCAAGGCCCAGGAGTTGGGGCTGAGCTGGATCGCCGAGATCGGCAAGGCCGGTGTGGTCGCCGGACCGGATTCCACGCTGCAGGATCAGCCTGCCAACGCGATCGCGAAGGCATGTGCGCGCGAAGGCATTTTGCCCGCCGAACTGGATCTGGTCGAGATCAACGAGGCATTCGCGGCGGTCGGTATCGCCTCCACCCGCAAGCTGGGCATCGATCCGGAGAAGGTGAACGTCAACGGCGGTGCGATCGCCATCGGACACCCGCTCGGCATGTCGGGCGCACGCATCCTGTTGCACCTGGCGCTGGAACTGAAGCGCCGCGGCGGCGGTATCGGCGCGGCCGCCCTGTGTGGCGGCGGCGGTCAGGGTGACGCCCTCATCATCAAGGTGTAA
- a CDS encoding rhomboid-like protein — MVAATTTADRAPVDPLSPLRPRWLRPRLPATFGYLAALVAVTAVFSALSDSAQTRMVLHASTNLHNLLSGRIGTVFSSALVIGDASAAWVIIPLLGCLLALAELRFGAVHMVHVFMAGHIGATLLVAGGLWIAIEADWLPASIRWTQDVGVSYGAMALIGAIVVAIPHRWRIAWATAWFIVAAEGVLIEQTFTNVGHLLAFCIGTAVGFGMLHTKAASTRRLTRVESALLAVSAFLAAILLMG; from the coding sequence ATGGTCGCAGCGACGACAACCGCAGACCGCGCGCCGGTCGATCCCCTCAGTCCGCTCCGCCCACGCTGGCTGCGGCCGAGGTTACCGGCAACGTTCGGGTATCTCGCGGCTCTCGTCGCTGTCACCGCGGTCTTCTCGGCCCTCAGTGATTCCGCGCAGACGAGGATGGTGCTGCATGCCAGCACGAACCTGCACAATCTACTGAGCGGCCGTATCGGCACCGTGTTCTCCAGTGCACTGGTGATCGGTGACGCCAGCGCCGCGTGGGTGATCATCCCGCTGCTCGGTTGCCTGCTGGCGCTCGCCGAGCTGCGCTTCGGTGCTGTGCACATGGTGCACGTCTTCATGGCCGGTCATATCGGAGCCACGCTCCTGGTCGCGGGCGGACTCTGGATTGCCATCGAGGCCGACTGGCTGCCCGCTAGTATCCGCTGGACTCAGGACGTCGGCGTCAGCTACGGCGCCATGGCCTTGATCGGCGCGATCGTCGTCGCCATTCCGCATCGGTGGCGAATCGCCTGGGCCACCGCGTGGTTCATCGTCGCCGCCGAGGGCGTCCTGATCGAGCAGACCTTCACCAACGTCGGCCACCTGCTCGCCTTCTGTATCGGAACGGCCGTCGGCTTCGGCATGCTCCACACCAAGGCCGCGTCCACCCGCAGGCTCACCCGAGTCGAATCCGCCCTGCTCGCCGTGAGCGCGTTCCTGGCGGCAATCCTCCTCATGGGCTGA
- the mce gene encoding methylmalonyl-CoA epimerase: MDSSNFIPGDYVVAVDHVGIAVPDLDTAIAWYAENLGMIETHREVNEAQGVHEAMLSLPGAPDGATALQLLAPLNADSTIAKFIDRSGPGLQQLAYRVTDIDAVSTYLRDQGLRLLYDAPRHGTADSRINFIHPKDAGGVLIELVEPNANVTH, translated from the coding sequence ATGGACTCGTCGAACTTCATCCCCGGCGACTACGTCGTCGCCGTCGACCACGTCGGCATCGCGGTGCCTGACCTGGATACCGCAATCGCCTGGTACGCCGAGAATCTCGGCATGATCGAGACCCATCGGGAGGTCAATGAGGCCCAAGGCGTGCACGAGGCGATGCTCTCGTTGCCCGGCGCACCCGACGGCGCGACTGCTCTGCAGTTGCTGGCACCCCTGAACGCGGACTCGACGATCGCCAAGTTCATCGACCGCAGCGGGCCGGGACTGCAGCAACTCGCCTATCGGGTCACCGATATCGACGCCGTCTCCACGTATCTTCGTGATCAAGGTCTGCGTTTGCTGTACGACGCACCTCGGCACGGAACCGCCGATTCCCGCATCAATTTCATCCACCCCAAGGATGCTGGCGGTGTGCTGATCGAGTTGGTCGAGCCGAACGCGAATGTTACGCACTAG
- a CDS encoding ATP/GTP-binding protein: MPRRKPRTERQVDRSQAGGSPIGDVFGRREAGPDSDEMYVVRTIPGSRAVKTYRCPGCDHEIPPGVAHIVAWAVDGGEDDRRHWHRGCWNSRRTRRITRRWS, encoded by the coding sequence ATGCCCCGACGGAAGCCGCGCACAGAACGCCAGGTGGATCGCTCGCAAGCGGGTGGCTCGCCGATCGGTGATGTGTTCGGTCGGCGGGAGGCCGGGCCGGATAGCGACGAGATGTATGTCGTGCGGACCATTCCGGGGAGTCGGGCGGTCAAGACCTACCGTTGCCCGGGGTGTGATCACGAAATCCCGCCTGGCGTAGCGCATATCGTCGCGTGGGCGGTCGATGGTGGTGAGGACGACCGCAGGCACTGGCATCGGGGTTGCTGGAATAGCCGTCGGACACGGCGGATTACGCGCCGCTGGTCCTGA